One window from the genome of Phocoena phocoena chromosome 15, mPhoPho1.1, whole genome shotgun sequence encodes:
- the LOC136134758 gene encoding thymosin beta-4 has translation MSDKPDMAEIEKFDKSKLKKTETKEKNPLPSQETIEQEKQAGES, from the coding sequence ATGTCTGACAAACCCGATATGGCTGAGATTGAGAAATTCGATAAGTCgaaactgaagaaaacagaaacgaAAGAGAAAAATCCACTGCCTTCACAAGAAACAATTGAACAGGAGAAGCAAGCAGGCGAGTCGTAA